From Epinephelus lanceolatus isolate andai-2023 chromosome 12, ASM4190304v1, whole genome shotgun sequence, the proteins below share one genomic window:
- the LOC117272335 gene encoding rho GTPase-activating protein 29-like isoform X1 has product MLRKSSSSSSSGGGGTKHTQGLPRHLPKTHTGSLSAGSTKTWDINRKNPNPLSSMGLTSNLMGAPGVDPEYVMHLVNDVRGFADVLLHLKEAFQCKENPEGLQKVVQERLTELLRVLKAVIGKHQTLNSVDILGAAGTVIAKVKGINFKEVNPENSKTIFGEIHASIDTLAFTFGNVVSDFLMGDVDSGSGLGMPQNRRTRSFDNLSVDPEGYVSEKSDLVDSTGPEVLLSREEEVDLTLLKNDSGVESALLYAKAWSKYIKDLLAWMEKRLAMDIEYAKSYAKMAESAKTLASQQDYMPFSDIYVSTFKNDIEYKQLLIQTAMALQTNKFMQPLLARKNELDKLRKDIKEQWQREQKKMQDADATLRKARVLKAQRREEYQKAHSSTNRSQEEQSNAGNKQLEKKRKLEEEALQKAEEAQDQYQSCMADAGVRRMDLANAKSTILTQIREMVFQCDLTLKAVTVNWFQMQQQQIVSLPAHYQALTESAKLYEPGECYAEFVRNLPKNLPRERVHLDSISSDNTRFVFNKRSVGSTHSSHGNLSQASITSCDVLSGDEADNLLHRPAKIGERRSNSSTDIQALRGQATLRAWASSSQGSQGGMCSDSESAGGSSESRSMDSPTASPGDFKRRLPRTPSTGTMSSADDLDEREPPSPSDNGLAEMVTETASSPGPFRNAQMSKAAQTHKLRKLRAPSKCRECDSLVVFHGAECEECSLACHKKCLETLAIQCGHKKLQGRLHLFGIDFAQAAKNSPDGIPFIIKKCTSEIESRALNIKGIYRVNGAKSRVEKLCQAFENGKDLVELSDLSPHDISNVLKLYLRQLPEPLILYRYYNDIIGLAKECQRVIVEEADKPQSPPTGEKSGPSVHLNRVIFKIRDLLRQLPTANYRTLRFLIAHLNRVTEQAEENKMTASNLGIIFGPTLVKPRQTDAEVSLSSLVDYPYQALMVELLVRHFQAVFDVRLLSGSDITTSGQASPKLTPQEKMQRLSRHSTSLMDIKETAKVYKRYSSVIPSSHIMDEVQEVQPGIDKTEVSAMDRLNGIQTSSEGDVQRSTLVFGRPSTTAPSTTAVAPKVQLRTQRTRHVSRPISMPLERLPTPAQISERNYRNTAAKVDASSAERDPVSETIQEIPEPEKARQSGSSRVSTYYITPFIDTQTMQRRTWDRKYKHYDVTPRTAMIVANLPSANSGVQPVKATMPVTVSAAVTTTSVVSTTSSVSTMFSSSPYTVSVKPGWTSKRESDTDNSVNESSSLPNLPLTLRAPRTLQPPPGTFYKPPVSVNSRARTLSNWTTTVTTTTATTTTTSSLAPTNPTQVVTTSPALTSPPQTRLQSQDSTDSAIDPGVSTSASLSPPQSPPPSSPDDLSPSETKPVYQRLRPRRLQELEHREAHFV; this is encoded by the exons AGAATCCGGAAGGTCTCCAGAAGGTGGTGCAGGAGCGTTTGACAGAGCTGCTCCGCGTCCTCAAGGCTGTCATCGGCAAACATCAGACCCTCAACTCAGTGGACATCCTGGGAGCGGCTGGTACGGTCATTgccaaggtcaaag GCATTAACTTCAAGGAAGTGAACCCAGAAAACTCAAAAACTATATTTGGCGAGATACACGCATCCATTGACACTTTGGCATTCACATTTGGCAATGT AGTTTCTGACTTCCTTATGGGAGATGTGGACAGCGGCTCAGGGTTGGGGATGCCCCAAAACAGGAGAACCAGG TCTTTTGACAATCTCTCTGTGGATCCTGAGGGATATGTTTCAGAGAAAAGTGACCTTGTGG ACTCTACAGGCCCAGAGGTGCTGTTGTCACGGGAGGAAGAAGTCGACTTGACCCTGCTGAAGAATGACAGCGGGGTGGAGTCTGCTCTACTCTACGCCAAGGCCTGGTCCAAGTATATCAAAGACCTTCTGGCCTGGATGGAGAAACGACTGGCTATGG ataTTGAGTACGCCAAAAGCTATGCCAAAATGGCTGAGTCTGCAAAGACTCTGGCGAGTCAACAG GACTACATGCCATTCAGCGACATCTACGTTTCCACATTCAAGAACGACATTGAATACAAACAGCTGCTTATTCAAACCGCAATGGCTCTTCAAACCAATAAATTCATGCAG CCTCTTCTGGCCCGTAAGAATGAACTTGACAAGTTGAGGAAAGACATCAAGGAGCAGTGGCAGAGGGAGCAAAAGAAAATG CAAGACGCAGACGCAACCTTGCGTAAGGCACGAGTGCTGAAGGcccagaggagagaggagtacCAGAAAGCCCACTCATCTACCAACCGCTCCCAGGAGGAGCAGTCTAATGCTGGTAACAAACAgctggagaagaagaggaagctAGAGGAGGAGGCTCTGCAGAAG GCGGAGGAGGCACAGGACCAGTACCAGAGCTGTATGGCTGACGCAGGCGTCAGGCGGATGGATCTGGCCAACGCCAAGAGCACCATCCTCACACAAATCCGAGAGATGGTCTTCCAGTGTGACCTCACACTCAAAGCT GTGACAGTGAACTGGTTtcagatgcagcagcagcagatagtGTCCCTCCCTGCCCACTACCAGGCCCTGACTGAGAGCGCCAAGTTGTACGAACCGGGTGAATGTTACGCCGAGTTTGTCCGGAACCTGCCCAAAAATCTGCCCAGAGAGCGCGTGCACTTAGACTCCATCTCCTCTGACAATACCAG GTTTGTGTTCAACAAAAGGTCAGTGGGCAGCACTCATTCCTCCCATGGCAACCTGTCGCAGGCATCCATCACCTCCTGCGACGTGCTGAGCGGAGACGAAGCGGACAATCTCCTACACCGGCCTGCAAAGATAGGCGAGCGGAGGTCTAACAGCAGCACGGACATACAAG CGCTCAGAGGCCAGGCCACGCTACGAGCCTGGGCTTCCAGTAGTCAGGGGAGCCAGGGCGGGATGTGCAGCGACTCGGAGAGTGCGGGAGGCAGCAGCGAGTCAAGGTCCATGGACTCCCCCACCGCCAGTCCAG GTGACTTTAAACGACGGCTGCCGAGGACTCCCTCCACTGGGACGATGTCTTCCGCTGATGACCTGGATGAAAGAGAGCCACCATCGCCCTCAGATAATG GTCTGGCTGAGATGGTGACAGAGACGGCCAGTTCTCCGGGTCCCTTCCGAAACGCTCAGATGTCCAAAGCTGCTCAAACGCATAAGCTGAGAAAACTACGAGCCCCGTCTAAGTGCAGAGAGTGTGATAGCCTGGTGGTTTTCCATGGAGCCGAGTGTGAGGAG TGCTCTCTGGCCTGCCATAAGAAGTGTCTAGAGACGCTTGCTATCCAGTGTGGCCATAAAAAGCTACAAGGCAGACTGCACCTGTTCGGTATCGACTTTGCCCAAGCAGCAAAGAACAGCCCAGATGGTATCCCTTTTATCATCAAGAAGTGCACTTCTGAGATTGAGAGTCGAGCCCTCAATATCAAG GGGATTTATCGTGTGAATGGTGCCAAATCACGTGTTGAGAAGCTCTGCCAGGCGTTTGAAAACGGGAAGGACTTGGTCGAACTGTCTGACCTCTCACCTCACGACATCAGCAATGTCCTCAAACTCTACCTGAGACAG TTACCAGAGCCGTTAATCCTCTATCGATACTACAATGACATCATCGGCCTGGCCAAAGAGTGCCAGAGAGTGATTGTGGAGGAGGCAGACAAACCTCAGAGCCCCCCAACGGGAGAGAAAAGCGGGCCGAGCGTCCACCTCAACAGAGTCATTTTCAAGATCAGAGACCTTCTCCGCCAGCTGCCGACAGCCAACTACAGGACTCTGCGCTTCCTCATAGCACACCTCAACAG AGTGACCGAGCAGGCAGAGGAGAACAAGATGACTGCGAGTAACCTGGGCATCATCTTTGGCCCCACGCTGGTCAAGCCACGACAGACGGATGCTGAGGTTTCCCTGTCCTCCCTGGTGGACTACCCGTACCAGGCCctgatggtggagctgctggtgCGACACTTCCAAGCCGTCTTTGACGTACGACTTCTTTCTGGCTCCGACATCACCACAAGTGGCCAGGCGTCCCCCAAACTCACCCCTCAAGAGAAGATGCAGCGGCTCAGCAGACACTCCACTTCCCTGATGGACATCAAAGAG ACTGCCAAAGTGTACAAAAGATACTCATCAGTAATCCCATCCTCACACATCATGGATGAGGTTCAGGAGGTCCAGCCAGGGATCGACAAAACCGAGGTGTCAGCCATGGACAGACTCAACGGTATCCAGACATCTAGTGAAGGAGACGTCCAGAGGTCAACCTTAGTGTTTGGCCGTCCCAGCACTACCGCTCCCTCCACCACTGCCGTGGCTCCAAAGGTCCAGCTACGCACCCAGCGCACCAGACACGTGTCTCGGCCGATCAGCATGCCGCTGGAACGCCTGCCCACCCCCGCCCAGATCAGCGAGAGGAATTACCGTAACACTGCTGCTAAAGTTGATGCAAGCTCTGCTGAGCGGGACCCCGTCTCTGAAACTATACAGGAGATACCAGAGCCAGAAAAGGCTCGCCAAAGTGGCTCATCAAGGGTTAGCACCTACTACATCACTCCTTTCATTGACACACAGACAATGCAGAGGAGAACATGGGACAGGAAGTACAAGCACTATGATGTGACACCCAGGACTGCTATGATTGTGGCCAACCTGCCGTCTGCCAACTCTGGAGTACAACCTGTTAAGGCAACGATGCCTGTCACTGTTAGCGCAGCAGTGACCACGACCTCTGTGGTCTCTACCACAAGTAGTGTGAGTACCATGTTCTCCAGCAGCCCCTACACTGTGTCAGTAAAGCCGGGCTGGACTTCTAAAAGGGAAAGTGACACAGATAACTCAGTCAATGAGTCTAGCAGCTTGCCAAACCTTCCACTAACGCTCAGGGCACCAAGAACTCTGCAGCCGCCTCCTGGAACTTTCTACAAGCCCCCTGTTTCCGTAAACAGCAGAGCAAGGACGCTTTCAAACTGGACTACAACTGttaccaccaccaccgccaccaccaccactacttcATCCCTTGCCCCCACCAACCCTACCCAGGTAGTCACCACGTCCCCTGCCCTTACAAGCCCCCCACAGACACGGCTCCAGTCACAGGACTCCACTGACAGTGCCATTGACCCCGGGGTCTCGACCTCTGCTAGCCTCTCGCCCCCACAGTCCCCGCCCCCTAGCAGCCCTGATGACCTCAGCCCCAGTGAGACTAAACCCGTCTACCAAAGACTGCGACCTCGGCGGCTGCAGGAGCTTGAACACAGAGAGGCCCACTTTGTCTGA
- the LOC117272335 gene encoding rho GTPase-activating protein 29-like isoform X2 — protein sequence MGDVDSGSGLGMPQNRRTRSFDNLSVDPEGYVSEKSDLVDSTGPEVLLSREEEVDLTLLKNDSGVESALLYAKAWSKYIKDLLAWMEKRLAMDIEYAKSYAKMAESAKTLASQQDYMPFSDIYVSTFKNDIEYKQLLIQTAMALQTNKFMQPLLARKNELDKLRKDIKEQWQREQKKMQDADATLRKARVLKAQRREEYQKAHSSTNRSQEEQSNAGNKQLEKKRKLEEEALQKAEEAQDQYQSCMADAGVRRMDLANAKSTILTQIREMVFQCDLTLKAVTVNWFQMQQQQIVSLPAHYQALTESAKLYEPGECYAEFVRNLPKNLPRERVHLDSISSDNTRFVFNKRSVGSTHSSHGNLSQASITSCDVLSGDEADNLLHRPAKIGERRSNSSTDIQALRGQATLRAWASSSQGSQGGMCSDSESAGGSSESRSMDSPTASPGDFKRRLPRTPSTGTMSSADDLDEREPPSPSDNGLAEMVTETASSPGPFRNAQMSKAAQTHKLRKLRAPSKCRECDSLVVFHGAECEECSLACHKKCLETLAIQCGHKKLQGRLHLFGIDFAQAAKNSPDGIPFIIKKCTSEIESRALNIKGIYRVNGAKSRVEKLCQAFENGKDLVELSDLSPHDISNVLKLYLRQLPEPLILYRYYNDIIGLAKECQRVIVEEADKPQSPPTGEKSGPSVHLNRVIFKIRDLLRQLPTANYRTLRFLIAHLNRVTEQAEENKMTASNLGIIFGPTLVKPRQTDAEVSLSSLVDYPYQALMVELLVRHFQAVFDVRLLSGSDITTSGQASPKLTPQEKMQRLSRHSTSLMDIKETAKVYKRYSSVIPSSHIMDEVQEVQPGIDKTEVSAMDRLNGIQTSSEGDVQRSTLVFGRPSTTAPSTTAVAPKVQLRTQRTRHVSRPISMPLERLPTPAQISERNYRNTAAKVDASSAERDPVSETIQEIPEPEKARQSGSSRVSTYYITPFIDTQTMQRRTWDRKYKHYDVTPRTAMIVANLPSANSGVQPVKATMPVTVSAAVTTTSVVSTTSSVSTMFSSSPYTVSVKPGWTSKRESDTDNSVNESSSLPNLPLTLRAPRTLQPPPGTFYKPPVSVNSRARTLSNWTTTVTTTTATTTTTSSLAPTNPTQVVTTSPALTSPPQTRLQSQDSTDSAIDPGVSTSASLSPPQSPPPSSPDDLSPSETKPVYQRLRPRRLQELEHREAHFV from the exons ATGGGAGATGTGGACAGCGGCTCAGGGTTGGGGATGCCCCAAAACAGGAGAACCAGG TCTTTTGACAATCTCTCTGTGGATCCTGAGGGATATGTTTCAGAGAAAAGTGACCTTGTGG ACTCTACAGGCCCAGAGGTGCTGTTGTCACGGGAGGAAGAAGTCGACTTGACCCTGCTGAAGAATGACAGCGGGGTGGAGTCTGCTCTACTCTACGCCAAGGCCTGGTCCAAGTATATCAAAGACCTTCTGGCCTGGATGGAGAAACGACTGGCTATGG ataTTGAGTACGCCAAAAGCTATGCCAAAATGGCTGAGTCTGCAAAGACTCTGGCGAGTCAACAG GACTACATGCCATTCAGCGACATCTACGTTTCCACATTCAAGAACGACATTGAATACAAACAGCTGCTTATTCAAACCGCAATGGCTCTTCAAACCAATAAATTCATGCAG CCTCTTCTGGCCCGTAAGAATGAACTTGACAAGTTGAGGAAAGACATCAAGGAGCAGTGGCAGAGGGAGCAAAAGAAAATG CAAGACGCAGACGCAACCTTGCGTAAGGCACGAGTGCTGAAGGcccagaggagagaggagtacCAGAAAGCCCACTCATCTACCAACCGCTCCCAGGAGGAGCAGTCTAATGCTGGTAACAAACAgctggagaagaagaggaagctAGAGGAGGAGGCTCTGCAGAAG GCGGAGGAGGCACAGGACCAGTACCAGAGCTGTATGGCTGACGCAGGCGTCAGGCGGATGGATCTGGCCAACGCCAAGAGCACCATCCTCACACAAATCCGAGAGATGGTCTTCCAGTGTGACCTCACACTCAAAGCT GTGACAGTGAACTGGTTtcagatgcagcagcagcagatagtGTCCCTCCCTGCCCACTACCAGGCCCTGACTGAGAGCGCCAAGTTGTACGAACCGGGTGAATGTTACGCCGAGTTTGTCCGGAACCTGCCCAAAAATCTGCCCAGAGAGCGCGTGCACTTAGACTCCATCTCCTCTGACAATACCAG GTTTGTGTTCAACAAAAGGTCAGTGGGCAGCACTCATTCCTCCCATGGCAACCTGTCGCAGGCATCCATCACCTCCTGCGACGTGCTGAGCGGAGACGAAGCGGACAATCTCCTACACCGGCCTGCAAAGATAGGCGAGCGGAGGTCTAACAGCAGCACGGACATACAAG CGCTCAGAGGCCAGGCCACGCTACGAGCCTGGGCTTCCAGTAGTCAGGGGAGCCAGGGCGGGATGTGCAGCGACTCGGAGAGTGCGGGAGGCAGCAGCGAGTCAAGGTCCATGGACTCCCCCACCGCCAGTCCAG GTGACTTTAAACGACGGCTGCCGAGGACTCCCTCCACTGGGACGATGTCTTCCGCTGATGACCTGGATGAAAGAGAGCCACCATCGCCCTCAGATAATG GTCTGGCTGAGATGGTGACAGAGACGGCCAGTTCTCCGGGTCCCTTCCGAAACGCTCAGATGTCCAAAGCTGCTCAAACGCATAAGCTGAGAAAACTACGAGCCCCGTCTAAGTGCAGAGAGTGTGATAGCCTGGTGGTTTTCCATGGAGCCGAGTGTGAGGAG TGCTCTCTGGCCTGCCATAAGAAGTGTCTAGAGACGCTTGCTATCCAGTGTGGCCATAAAAAGCTACAAGGCAGACTGCACCTGTTCGGTATCGACTTTGCCCAAGCAGCAAAGAACAGCCCAGATGGTATCCCTTTTATCATCAAGAAGTGCACTTCTGAGATTGAGAGTCGAGCCCTCAATATCAAG GGGATTTATCGTGTGAATGGTGCCAAATCACGTGTTGAGAAGCTCTGCCAGGCGTTTGAAAACGGGAAGGACTTGGTCGAACTGTCTGACCTCTCACCTCACGACATCAGCAATGTCCTCAAACTCTACCTGAGACAG TTACCAGAGCCGTTAATCCTCTATCGATACTACAATGACATCATCGGCCTGGCCAAAGAGTGCCAGAGAGTGATTGTGGAGGAGGCAGACAAACCTCAGAGCCCCCCAACGGGAGAGAAAAGCGGGCCGAGCGTCCACCTCAACAGAGTCATTTTCAAGATCAGAGACCTTCTCCGCCAGCTGCCGACAGCCAACTACAGGACTCTGCGCTTCCTCATAGCACACCTCAACAG AGTGACCGAGCAGGCAGAGGAGAACAAGATGACTGCGAGTAACCTGGGCATCATCTTTGGCCCCACGCTGGTCAAGCCACGACAGACGGATGCTGAGGTTTCCCTGTCCTCCCTGGTGGACTACCCGTACCAGGCCctgatggtggagctgctggtgCGACACTTCCAAGCCGTCTTTGACGTACGACTTCTTTCTGGCTCCGACATCACCACAAGTGGCCAGGCGTCCCCCAAACTCACCCCTCAAGAGAAGATGCAGCGGCTCAGCAGACACTCCACTTCCCTGATGGACATCAAAGAG ACTGCCAAAGTGTACAAAAGATACTCATCAGTAATCCCATCCTCACACATCATGGATGAGGTTCAGGAGGTCCAGCCAGGGATCGACAAAACCGAGGTGTCAGCCATGGACAGACTCAACGGTATCCAGACATCTAGTGAAGGAGACGTCCAGAGGTCAACCTTAGTGTTTGGCCGTCCCAGCACTACCGCTCCCTCCACCACTGCCGTGGCTCCAAAGGTCCAGCTACGCACCCAGCGCACCAGACACGTGTCTCGGCCGATCAGCATGCCGCTGGAACGCCTGCCCACCCCCGCCCAGATCAGCGAGAGGAATTACCGTAACACTGCTGCTAAAGTTGATGCAAGCTCTGCTGAGCGGGACCCCGTCTCTGAAACTATACAGGAGATACCAGAGCCAGAAAAGGCTCGCCAAAGTGGCTCATCAAGGGTTAGCACCTACTACATCACTCCTTTCATTGACACACAGACAATGCAGAGGAGAACATGGGACAGGAAGTACAAGCACTATGATGTGACACCCAGGACTGCTATGATTGTGGCCAACCTGCCGTCTGCCAACTCTGGAGTACAACCTGTTAAGGCAACGATGCCTGTCACTGTTAGCGCAGCAGTGACCACGACCTCTGTGGTCTCTACCACAAGTAGTGTGAGTACCATGTTCTCCAGCAGCCCCTACACTGTGTCAGTAAAGCCGGGCTGGACTTCTAAAAGGGAAAGTGACACAGATAACTCAGTCAATGAGTCTAGCAGCTTGCCAAACCTTCCACTAACGCTCAGGGCACCAAGAACTCTGCAGCCGCCTCCTGGAACTTTCTACAAGCCCCCTGTTTCCGTAAACAGCAGAGCAAGGACGCTTTCAAACTGGACTACAACTGttaccaccaccaccgccaccaccaccactacttcATCCCTTGCCCCCACCAACCCTACCCAGGTAGTCACCACGTCCCCTGCCCTTACAAGCCCCCCACAGACACGGCTCCAGTCACAGGACTCCACTGACAGTGCCATTGACCCCGGGGTCTCGACCTCTGCTAGCCTCTCGCCCCCACAGTCCCCGCCCCCTAGCAGCCCTGATGACCTCAGCCCCAGTGAGACTAAACCCGTCTACCAAAGACTGCGACCTCGGCGGCTGCAGGAGCTTGAACACAGAGAGGCCCACTTTGTCTGA